The following proteins are co-located in the Candidatus Zixiibacteriota bacterium genome:
- a CDS encoding TonB-dependent receptor encodes MELSRLTRGVVGIFCCLSPVTPRTLACHKILILLAILISIGGQALAQSTVTLSGRVFDKADGSPVSGASVNISNSNYVARTDNTGYFHFEHLPVGFVSVTVIAEGYIPSEQLSIEIIPDMSRKLNIYLERKIYNLKNSTIVSSTKSSQSSADVEIINRKSIIESKAEDLGDILDNANGVAVLESGTGGKKTVSIRGCESRHVLVMLNGHPLNNAGDGVADLNSIPLEIIERVEIYRGSSSARFGPGAMGGAVNIITLSRSFKNPAELFFNRGLGKWKTETTDVTGTDIIPNSAIINVFSYNHYRTNGDFHYKYVTLPVGVVESGIRRNAYTVRDNYFISGKYDSSPKSFLTYTGQFFSSKYGLPGPVTQPDDHAYKEDKRILGSAAYDYLPTPLHNIKLTLNASRFEQHYNNIKSANPFKRTENQSFTDKISFDALDTYLSPNLGDLQWGIALRQDRVDHKDLFRPTQSMGKTVRSNGAVFVSLRKKFEISDPGMSVTFNGGLRHDYNRTSNENHVSQTGENHLSSLNILSKKIGLAISTGKKIRMTLRGNYGTSFQLPALVALFWKSDAWAVGNPLLRPERSEQSEAGFEIEYEGKIDLSAGITYFHNHIKDIIVWRLTSPGFAWKPVNLDAARITGHEDFIRLGLFSKRLEISYQNTVLVPKNKTASSSNHNMDLTYRPRYTTTIQTKLTVWKAVGQYSIRLVDKRYSLDANTKWYDAYRIDDCYIALKLNYSNIRIETVYRIKNLRDENYTLIGQFPMPGRDWSIDLSLTYRFPDKSPTKLTKGEKP; translated from the coding sequence TTGGAGCTTTCCCGACTGACAAGAGGCGTTGTCGGGATTTTTTGTTGCTTAAGTCCCGTCACGCCGCGAACCCTTGCCTGCCATAAAATTCTTATACTTCTGGCTATTCTAATTTCGATTGGCGGTCAAGCCCTCGCACAATCGACGGTAACGCTATCGGGGCGGGTTTTTGATAAGGCCGACGGCTCCCCGGTAAGCGGCGCTTCGGTAAATATTTCTAACTCTAATTATGTAGCCCGGACGGATAACACCGGATATTTTCATTTTGAACATCTTCCGGTCGGATTCGTTTCGGTAACTGTCATCGCGGAAGGGTATATTCCTTCTGAGCAATTAAGTATTGAAATTATCCCCGATATGTCCCGTAAATTGAATATTTATCTTGAAAGGAAAATATATAATTTAAAAAACTCGACCATCGTTTCATCAACAAAATCATCGCAAAGCTCAGCAGATGTTGAAATTATCAATCGAAAAAGTATAATTGAATCTAAGGCGGAGGATCTTGGTGATATTCTTGACAACGCTAATGGAGTGGCAGTCCTGGAATCGGGAACCGGCGGTAAGAAAACCGTTAGTATAAGAGGATGCGAATCGCGCCATGTCCTGGTTATGCTGAATGGCCACCCCTTAAATAACGCGGGAGACGGCGTTGCCGATCTGAACTCAATACCCCTTGAAATAATCGAGCGCGTGGAAATATATCGAGGGAGTTCGTCAGCGAGGTTTGGACCCGGAGCGATGGGGGGAGCCGTAAATATAATTACTCTGTCCAGAAGTTTCAAGAATCCGGCGGAGTTGTTTTTCAATCGCGGTTTGGGCAAATGGAAGACGGAAACGACTGACGTTACCGGCACCGATATAATCCCTAATTCAGCGATAATCAATGTATTCAGCTACAACCATTACCGGACAAACGGCGATTTTCATTATAAATATGTGACCTTGCCGGTCGGAGTGGTCGAGTCTGGGATTCGACGGAATGCCTATACTGTTAGAGATAATTATTTTATTTCGGGAAAGTATGATAGCTCTCCGAAATCATTTTTGACATATACCGGTCAGTTTTTTTCATCTAAATACGGCCTGCCCGGTCCCGTGACTCAGCCCGATGATCATGCATATAAAGAAGATAAACGGATATTGGGTAGCGCCGCTTATGATTATCTTCCAACTCCCCTTCACAATATCAAATTAACCTTGAATGCGTCGCGGTTTGAGCAGCACTATAATAATATCAAATCGGCAAACCCATTTAAGCGAACTGAAAATCAATCCTTTACCGATAAAATTTCTTTTGACGCTCTTGATACATACTTATCTCCAAATTTAGGCGATCTCCAATGGGGGATTGCTCTGCGCCAGGATAGAGTTGACCATAAAGATCTATTCCGCCCCACCCAATCAATGGGCAAAACGGTTCGAAGCAATGGCGCTGTTTTTGTCAGCCTTCGGAAAAAATTCGAGATTTCTGATCCCGGCATGTCGGTGACATTCAATGGCGGCCTGCGTCATGATTACAATCGCACATCTAATGAAAATCATGTCAGCCAAACCGGCGAGAATCACTTATCTTCATTAAATATTTTATCAAAGAAAATTGGTCTTGCTATTTCAACCGGCAAAAAGATTCGTATGACTCTGCGCGGCAATTATGGGACGTCGTTTCAATTGCCTGCCTTGGTCGCGCTTTTCTGGAAGAGTGACGCATGGGCTGTCGGAAATCCATTATTAAGGCCGGAGAGATCCGAACAGAGTGAAGCTGGATTTGAAATTGAATATGAGGGTAAAATTGATCTATCAGCCGGAATTACATATTTCCATAATCACATTAAGGATATAATCGTCTGGCGTCTAACTTCTCCGGGGTTTGCCTGGAAGCCGGTGAACCTTGATGCGGCCCGCATTACCGGGCATGAAGATTTTATTCGACTGGGACTTTTTTCCAAACGCCTGGAAATTTCTTATCAAAATACCGTCCTGGTTCCTAAAAACAAAACCGCAAGCAGCAGCAATCATAATATGGATTTAACTTATCGACCTCGATATACAACGACGATTCAAACAAAATTAACGGTTTGGAAAGCGGTGGGACAATATTCGATTCGCCTGGTCGATAAAAGATATTCACTTGATGCCAATACCAAATGGTATGACGCCTATCGAATTGACGATTGTTATATTGCGCTTAAATTAAATTACTCAAATATCCGGATAGAAACCGTTTACCGGATCAAAAATCTCAGGGATGAAAATTATACTCTCATCGGTCAATTCCCGATGCCGGGGAGAGACTGGAGTATTGATTTATCTCTGACCTACCGGTTTCCCGATAAATCACCAACCAAACTTACAAAAGGAGAAAAACCATGA
- the ccsA gene encoding cytochrome c biogenesis protein CcsA codes for MNLGNFLIVLTTAACLTCTFSYFMVLRGKAKFAELGRLSYKYFTALVLMACALLFYYFISGDYSYKYVYDYSSSDLPLFYLISAFWAGQQGTYLLWLALLAFFGFYLIYRGREYTNHAMFVYGLINFFFCVMLLILSPFEKLPVAQPEGAGLNPLLIDPWMVIHPPVIFIGYAAAAVPYAIALAALIKNDYKNWLTIVFVPVTVVAVTLAAGNIMGGFWAYKTLGWGGYWAWDPVENSSFIPWMISLALVHGLLIERRSGSLPKTNLFMAILIFLLVVYGTFLTRSGVLADFSVHSFVDLGVNNLLISFMSGSILLALFYFVIRFKRVKGPAVNLSMTSKQFALLFSVWVLILIALLVLSGTSWPLITSVFGEAGAVDTTVYTKITFPLAILMGIFLGLAPAMAWNGGNLKDLLKKSIISIVVALVISLVCYFRGVKEFTNLLYIFTVSVAVISNLIALIKLLPGKIKSAGAQLSHFGFALMLLGILGSSAYALGEKIVINRNETGSVFNLEIEYQGLTSHLENPQNEILLKVSDSGEIYEARPKLYWSERSQGLMKKPYISRHLLYDIYFAPEQIQDLSAQNGIILEQSHAIPLGSYSFAFKGFATDAHAEGGEMKFGAEIEVTDTLGQMGIITPAIIYRPAGGMEYIDVPLREGLENHRVRLEQIYADQGAVRISVEGLTDKNPEDRLILEVSKKPTMNILWAGTILLVLGGLLSFGNRWEKQKNIA; via the coding sequence GTGAATTTAGGCAACTTTCTAATAGTACTCACCACGGCCGCGTGCCTGACCTGCACCTTCAGTTATTTTATGGTATTGCGAGGCAAGGCGAAATTCGCCGAGTTGGGCCGTCTAAGTTATAAATATTTTACCGCGCTGGTATTAATGGCGTGCGCCCTTTTGTTTTATTATTTCATTTCCGGTGATTATTCATACAAATATGTTTATGATTATTCATCGTCAGACCTGCCGCTATTTTATTTAATTTCCGCATTCTGGGCCGGTCAGCAGGGCACTTATTTATTATGGCTGGCGCTTCTGGCCTTTTTCGGGTTTTATCTAATCTATCGGGGCCGCGAATATACCAATCATGCGATGTTTGTTTACGGTCTGATAAATTTCTTTTTCTGCGTTATGCTGTTGATATTATCGCCCTTTGAAAAGTTACCCGTGGCGCAGCCCGAAGGAGCCGGATTAAATCCTTTGCTGATTGACCCCTGGATGGTTATTCATCCGCCGGTAATATTTATCGGATATGCGGCCGCGGCAGTTCCGTATGCAATCGCGCTGGCGGCTCTGATTAAAAATGATTATAAGAATTGGCTCACGATTGTTTTCGTCCCGGTTACGGTCGTTGCCGTGACCCTGGCTGCCGGAAATATTATGGGCGGCTTTTGGGCTTATAAGACTCTGGGTTGGGGCGGTTACTGGGCTTGGGACCCGGTAGAAAATTCCTCTTTTATCCCCTGGATGATTTCGCTGGCATTGGTTCATGGATTATTAATTGAAAGAAGAAGCGGTTCTCTTCCAAAGACAAATCTGTTCATGGCCATATTAATTTTTCTGTTAGTAGTGTATGGCACGTTTTTGACTCGCTCGGGAGTGCTGGCGGATTTCTCGGTCCATAGTTTCGTAGACTTGGGAGTTAATAATTTACTTATTAGTTTCATGTCGGGTTCGATCCTTCTGGCCTTGTTTTATTTCGTGATAAGATTTAAGCGGGTCAAGGGCCCGGCCGTCAATCTGTCAATGACCTCAAAGCAGTTTGCTCTTTTGTTTTCCGTTTGGGTATTAATTTTAATCGCATTGTTAGTTCTTTCCGGGACATCCTGGCCGCTGATTACGAGCGTTTTTGGTGAAGCCGGCGCGGTGGATACGACGGTCTATACGAAAATCACGTTTCCCCTCGCAATCCTGATGGGGATCTTTCTGGGATTGGCTCCGGCTATGGCTTGGAATGGCGGAAATCTCAAGGATTTGTTGAAAAAGAGTATTATCTCGATTGTAGTCGCGCTGGTTATTAGTTTGGTATGTTATTTCCGGGGAGTTAAAGAATTTACCAATCTATTATATATTTTTACGGTGTCGGTGGCGGTCATCTCCAATCTGATTGCTTTGATTAAATTGTTGCCAGGTAAAATCAAATCCGCGGGAGCTCAGTTGAGTCATTTTGGATTCGCCCTTATGCTTTTGGGCATCCTGGGATCGTCGGCTTATGCTTTGGGAGAAAAAATTGTTATTAATCGTAATGAAACCGGATCGGTATTTAATCTTGAGATTGAATATCAGGGACTGACCTCTCATTTGGAAAATCCTCAAAACGAAATTCTTCTTAAGGTGTCCGACAGCGGGGAAATTTATGAGGCACGGCCAAAATTATATTGGTCTGAGCGATCTCAGGGCTTAATGAAAAAGCCTTATATTTCGCGTCATTTATTATATGATATTTATTTCGCTCCTGAGCAAATCCAGGACTTGTCGGCTCAAAACGGGATAATATTAGAACAGTCTCATGCCATACCTCTTGGTTCATACTCTTTCGCATTTAAAGGCTTTGCAACTGACGCTCACGCCGAAGGCGGGGAGATGAAATTCGGTGCCGAAATTGAGGTGACCGATACTTTGGGGCAAATGGGAATCATAACTCCTGCGATAATTTACAGACCCGCCGGAGGGATGGAGTATATCGACGTTCCCCTCAGGGAAGGTCTTGAAAATCATCGGGTTCGATTGGAGCAAATCTATGCTGATCAGGGTGCCGTTCGCATTTCCGTCGAGGGCTTAACCGATAAAAATCCCGAAGATCGCCTGATTTTGGAGGTCTCCAAAAAACCAACAATGAATATTCTTTGGGCGGGAACTATCCTTCTTGTACTGGGAGGATTGCTGTCATTTGGAAATCGCTGGGAGAAGCAAAAAAATATCGCTTGA
- a CDS encoding cytochrome c maturation protein CcmE, whose product MKTKYIAGLLIIAVFVTWGLYSFVSTTVTYVPLTKVSTTQGTVQVMGKIDFDAVNYNAEESRLEFVITDLENPESDFRLKVIYGGVVPGNFEQATSVVAKGRYDNGVFVADQLLVKCPSKYQGLDQEA is encoded by the coding sequence GTGAAAACTAAATATATTGCCGGTTTGCTGATAATTGCCGTCTTTGTCACCTGGGGATTATATTCCTTCGTTTCAACCACTGTCACATATGTACCCCTGACCAAAGTATCAACAACGCAGGGGACGGTTCAGGTTATGGGTAAAATCGATTTTGACGCAGTCAATTACAATGCCGAAGAGTCTCGCCTGGAATTTGTAATAACCGACCTTGAAAATCCTGAATCCGATTTTAGGCTCAAAGTAATTTATGGCGGCGTGGTTCCGGGGAATTTTGAACAGGCTACATCGGTGGTCGCCAAAGGACGCTACGATAACGGGGTTTTTGTGGCCGATCAATTGCTCGTTAAATGTCCCTCGAAATATCAGGGGTTGGATCAAGAGGCTTAA
- a CDS encoding CcmD family protein, producing MTSNYMVMAVTLLIWVALFVYLLMLDRKVKKLED from the coding sequence ATGACTTCCAATTACATGGTCATGGCCGTTACCCTTCTCATTTGGGTAGCCTTGTTCGTATATCTACTGATGTTAGATAGAAAAGTTAAGAAGCTTGAGGATTAG
- a CDS encoding cytochrome c biogenesis protein, with the protein MSGWLKIILFALMTWVIIAAFVFPAPQQSIGAASRIFYFHVPQAWVAVLAFLISMIMSIRYLKNGNIIDDDRSRAAAGLGLLFCLLATITGSIFAKVTWQSFWNWDPRETSIFILLLIYGAYFALRSAVDDPEKRGRLAAVYAIFAFLAVPFLVFVIPRVMPSLHPSDSIVDESGKITMSGTTTSVFFPALIAFTMVFAWMYKLTIKIFVKERKVYEELMK; encoded by the coding sequence ATGTCCGGTTGGTTGAAAATTATATTGTTTGCCTTAATGACATGGGTCATAATCGCGGCCTTTGTATTTCCTGCGCCTCAGCAATCGATCGGAGCCGCGAGCCGCATATTTTACTTTCATGTGCCCCAGGCCTGGGTGGCCGTATTGGCCTTTTTGATTTCAATGATTATGTCAATCAGGTATCTCAAGAACGGGAATATAATTGACGACGATCGTTCGCGCGCGGCGGCCGGTCTGGGTTTATTATTCTGTTTGCTGGCGACAATAACGGGTTCAATATTCGCAAAAGTAACCTGGCAGTCGTTTTGGAATTGGGATCCCCGGGAGACATCTATTTTTATACTGCTTCTGATTTATGGAGCATATTTCGCCCTGCGTTCGGCGGTTGATGATCCCGAAAAACGGGGGCGTCTGGCGGCCGTTTATGCCATTTTCGCGTTTTTGGCGGTTCCTTTTCTGGTATTTGTCATCCCTCGCGTAATGCCGTCTTTGCATCCCTCTGATTCGATAGTTGACGAATCGGGAAAAATTACAATGTCGGGAACGACCACATCGGTGTTTTTCCCGGCTCTTATCGCGTTCACGATGGTCTTTGCCTGGATGTATAAATTAACGATTAAGATTTTTGTTAAAGAACGCAAAGTTTATGAGGAGTTAATGAAATGA
- a CDS encoding heme exporter protein CcmB — protein MPKNSTSLIAKSVAILRKDIRCEFRTRYALNAILLFGITTLTVVSFSVGQMNLEPAVYASLFWIIIFFAAMSGLAQVFIREEEAKTSTILKLTADSTAVYLGKLVFNFFLLIILEVIITPMFIIMTDVNVQNFQLFLVILFLGGIALVGTTTLIAALIAKAGVKGALFAVLSFPILLPLLIGAIEGTKKALSPGAGFAAASPEIQLLFAYSVVMITASLMLFEFVWND, from the coding sequence TTGCCGAAAAACTCTACCAGCTTAATAGCTAAGTCGGTCGCGATCCTTCGTAAGGATATCCGGTGCGAGTTTAGAACCCGTTACGCATTAAACGCAATTTTGCTTTTCGGCATTACGACATTGACAGTTGTCTCATTTTCCGTGGGACAAATGAATCTGGAACCTGCCGTATATGCCTCGCTTTTTTGGATTATTATTTTCTTTGCGGCGATGTCAGGGCTGGCTCAGGTATTTATCAGAGAAGAAGAAGCCAAAACTTCAACCATATTAAAACTAACGGCCGATTCCACCGCGGTCTATCTGGGAAAACTGGTTTTCAATTTCTTTCTGTTAATAATTCTGGAAGTAATTATTACTCCGATGTTTATCATCATGACGGACGTCAATGTCCAAAATTTCCAGCTCTTTTTGGTAATTTTGTTTCTGGGCGGAATTGCCTTGGTAGGGACGACTACATTGATCGCCGCCCTTATCGCCAAAGCTGGTGTCAAGGGGGCTTTATTTGCCGTATTATCATTTCCGATTCTCTTGCCATTATTGATCGGCGCTATTGAAGGTACCAAAAAGGCGTTGTCGCCCGGCGCGGGTTTCGCAGCTGCTTCGCCGGAAATTCAATTGCTTTTCGCCTATTCGGTGGTAATGATTACGGCCAGTTTAATGCTTTTTGAATTTGTATGGAACGATTAA
- the ccmA gene encoding heme ABC exporter ATP-binding protein CcmA, producing MYRLEVKKLFKNFGFRKVLRDVSFELQSGQSLAITGRNGSGKTTLLRLLAGLASPTRGEVIYYDSSGRLNRSTTRQILSYVGPEMTLYDPLTAEENLRFFATMRGVSITSEEIKTTLKEIGLKGRGKDKYGAYSSGMKQRLKYAVALLNKPAFLLLDEPTSNLDDDGKNLVSKVIERQKENGILIIATNEKEEYGIAEKLYQLNS from the coding sequence ATGTACAGGTTGGAAGTTAAAAAGTTATTCAAGAATTTTGGGTTTCGGAAGGTTCTCAGAGACGTATCATTCGAGCTTCAAAGCGGCCAGTCACTGGCTATAACCGGCCGCAACGGTTCAGGGAAAACGACCCTGTTGCGCCTTCTGGCCGGGCTGGCGTCTCCAACCCGAGGAGAAGTTATATATTACGATTCAAGCGGAAGGTTAAATCGTTCCACCACCCGTCAAATCCTGTCATATGTCGGCCCGGAAATGACGCTCTATGATCCATTGACGGCCGAAGAGAATCTCAGGTTTTTCGCTACCATGAGAGGCGTATCAATCACTTCGGAGGAAATAAAAACAACTCTTAAAGAGATTGGATTAAAAGGGAGAGGCAAAGATAAATACGGCGCCTATTCATCGGGAATGAAGCAGAGGCTTAAATACGCCGTGGCGTTGTTAAATAAGCCTGCTTTTTTGCTGCTTGATGAGCCAACTTCTAATCTTGATGACGATGGCAAAAATCTGGTTTCAAAAGTTATTGAAAGGCAGAAGGAAAACGGGATATTGATAATCGCGACTAATGAAAAAGAGGAGTATGGGATTGCCGAAAAACTCTACCAGCTTAATAGCTAA
- a CDS encoding T9SS type A sorting domain-containing protein — protein MKTRLSLGILYTFAFWVLILSGVAQSDIILVPAQRTTIQIGINAASEGDTVLVAPGIYSGPGNSRLDFLGKRILVTSEGGSELTTILTTGESRSVTFDSGEDSLSILDGFTVSGGYEINFDWSQPFRGGILCIDTSPLIRNCIIRDCYAEEGGGLFLSGGAPRIENCLIENNKASHRGGAIMALCERLTIVNSTITKNRVKTTEQGRLASGGGIKNLGNLFLKNCNISGNRVTHDSGLPSMDDFALAQGGGIYSLLGRVEIDSCIIARNSAGTGAGLVCGLADATISFTKIFNNTSSVYAGIAFISGFQNPLDVRNSTFACNYSARDLCDGIAILSSPSFVKAEKTTEKNFELGNYSAGGIVKNNLFAFNSSTPVYNDDAAYTLDISFNNIWHTVSGPDYGGVFTDLTGIDGNISYDPMFCSVSDSGLDIDAYSPCADGGELGEAIGAGQVLCDLYAAGPQRISVKLNEDTPAGNQAILDNTLNQLRPWDSLHIASDNSTVLIENLSIDFPIYVFGGGKYRDSSFVLSKDFSLQNRPTVTISDFAILRNVWIDGYHGDGLLLGYNAINFSNSPTIIDSSYLTAFESDAALAIFEASPLIRNCEITNGISAIGNGDVIASNNFWECPDIICIDSLLQYDSLFYTGTIFVEPFLTQSPTSAEDLVNNNLPHKIVLSQNYPNPFNASTKIEFTIHRAGHVELFIFDILGRRVANIIYKHLPAGSHQVIWSGKNDSGNDSPSGIYIYRLKLNNQTEIKKLILLK, from the coding sequence TTGAAAACGCGATTAAGCCTTGGAATACTTTATACTTTTGCATTTTGGGTACTAATTTTGAGCGGCGTCGCTCAATCAGATATCATTCTGGTTCCGGCCCAACGAACGACAATTCAAATAGGAATCAACGCCGCTTCCGAAGGTGACACTGTTTTGGTCGCGCCCGGGATATACTCCGGCCCGGGAAATTCCAGATTAGATTTCCTTGGAAAACGAATCCTGGTAACTTCTGAAGGCGGTTCAGAGCTAACAACTATCTTGACGACCGGAGAATCTCGCTCAGTCACATTTGATAGCGGGGAAGATTCCCTGTCCATATTAGACGGATTTACAGTATCTGGCGGATATGAAATCAACTTCGATTGGTCTCAGCCGTTTCGAGGTGGGATACTATGTATCGATACCTCTCCCCTAATTCGAAACTGCATCATCCGAGATTGTTATGCTGAAGAAGGCGGAGGGCTGTTTTTATCGGGCGGCGCGCCCCGCATCGAGAACTGTCTTATAGAAAATAATAAGGCGTCTCATCGCGGGGGAGCCATAATGGCTTTGTGCGAGCGGTTGACGATAGTCAATTCCACTATTACTAAAAACCGTGTCAAAACGACTGAACAGGGGCGGCTGGCATCAGGAGGAGGTATAAAAAACCTTGGGAATTTGTTCCTGAAAAACTGCAATATATCGGGCAACAGAGTCACACATGATTCCGGCCTCCCTTCTATGGATGATTTCGCGCTGGCTCAGGGGGGCGGAATATATAGTTTATTGGGTCGTGTCGAAATTGACAGTTGTATTATAGCCCGCAATTCGGCGGGCACAGGAGCAGGGTTAGTATGCGGCCTGGCTGACGCTACAATCTCATTTACCAAAATATTTAACAACACATCTTCGGTTTATGCCGGGATAGCATTTATAAGCGGTTTCCAAAATCCGCTTGATGTACGAAATTCCACATTTGCCTGCAATTATTCCGCCCGTGATCTTTGCGACGGCATAGCGATACTAAGCTCGCCCTCATTTGTAAAGGCTGAGAAAACAACTGAAAAAAATTTCGAATTGGGAAATTATTCCGCAGGTGGAATCGTAAAGAATAATCTATTCGCCTTCAATTCATCTACTCCTGTTTATAACGACGATGCCGCATACACTCTTGATATTTCATTTAATAATATCTGGCATACTGTCTCGGGGCCCGACTACGGAGGAGTCTTTACCGATTTAACCGGCATTGATGGAAACATCTCTTACGATCCAATGTTTTGCTCAGTATCCGATAGCGGGCTTGATATTGACGCCTATTCCCCTTGCGCCGACGGTGGAGAGTTGGGCGAAGCGATTGGGGCCGGTCAGGTTCTTTGCGATTTGTATGCTGCGGGTCCGCAAAGAATATCGGTTAAGTTAAATGAGGATACTCCCGCCGGAAATCAGGCTATTTTGGATAATACGCTAAATCAACTCCGCCCCTGGGATTCGCTTCACATTGCGTCAGATAATTCGACCGTATTAATCGAAAATTTATCAATTGATTTCCCTATATATGTTTTCGGCGGCGGTAAGTACCGAGACAGCTCGTTTGTTTTATCCAAAGATTTTTCGCTCCAGAACCGCCCGACCGTTACAATCAGCGATTTCGCGATATTGCGAAATGTATGGATTGACGGGTATCACGGTGACGGATTATTGCTCGGCTATAACGCAATTAACTTCTCAAACTCTCCGACTATAATAGATTCATCATATCTAACCGCGTTTGAATCTGATGCCGCACTGGCCATATTTGAAGCGTCTCCGCTAATAAGAAATTGCGAAATAACCAACGGCATATCCGCTATCGGTAACGGTGATGTTATCGCGTCTAATAATTTCTGGGAATGTCCTGACATAATTTGCATTGATAGCCTTTTGCAATATGATAGTCTGTTTTATACCGGTACGATTTTTGTCGAACCATTCCTGACTCAAAGCCCGACTTCGGCCGAAGATTTAGTAAATAATAATTTACCACATAAAATAGTCCTCTCACAAAACTATCCCAATCCGTTCAACGCTTCCACTAAAATAGAGTTTACGATTCATCGGGCCGGACATGTCGAGTTATTTATATTTGATATTCTCGGCCGCCGCGTCGCGAATATTATATATAAACACCTACCCGCCGGTTCACATCAGGTAATCTGGAGCGGCAAAAACGATTCCGGCAATGATTCCCCGTCGGGGATATACATTTACCGCCTTAAGTTAAATAACCAAACAGAAATCAAGAAATTGATACTATTGAAATAA
- a CDS encoding cytochrome c3 family protein has protein sequence MKSRLILIFLLLGYQAGLGQVTSETCLDCHDGYDKTLVESPHALKLKVRAGSTTIGCTSCHGDGDAHVDDPTIDNILCLASSGVHKMGVICTECHNPHLNENASGMISFAELDLSCVSCHAIHSSDNDAINQSDVLICEKCHKQTANEFIQRSNHPLGFGGATCTGCHDFIGKASPDFGHGTGVNCVSCHPEQSGPFIAEHEATSTFSTEGSGCISCHSPHGSPNDRLLTQPGNGLCRQCHSEGVGHSATAHDGAYASLECIDCHSQVHGSFDFRNRFLLDQDLGLKLTGNPEACYCHRRN, from the coding sequence ATGAAATCACGGCTAATCTTAATATTTCTATTATTGGGATATCAAGCGGGACTGGGTCAAGTCACGAGTGAAACCTGTTTGGATTGTCATGATGGGTACGACAAAACACTGGTCGAAAGTCCCCATGCATTAAAATTAAAGGTTCGAGCCGGTTCGACTACAATCGGCTGTACAAGTTGTCATGGTGACGGCGATGCGCATGTTGACGATCCAACGATAGACAATATATTGTGTCTCGCTTCCTCAGGAGTACATAAGATGGGGGTAATTTGCACGGAGTGCCATAATCCACATCTCAATGAAAACGCTTCGGGAATGATATCTTTTGCAGAACTTGACTTATCCTGTGTTTCTTGTCATGCGATTCATTCAAGTGATAATGACGCAATTAATCAAAGTGATGTCTTGATTTGTGAAAAATGTCACAAACAAACTGCTAATGAGTTTATCCAAAGATCAAACCATCCTCTCGGATTCGGAGGAGCTACCTGCACCGGATGTCATGATTTTATCGGCAAGGCATCACCGGATTTTGGCCATGGAACAGGAGTAAATTGTGTTTCCTGTCATCCCGAACAAAGTGGACCCTTCATAGCCGAGCATGAAGCCACGAGTACTTTTTCGACCGAAGGATCAGGATGTATTTCGTGCCATTCACCGCACGGCAGTCCCAATGATAGGTTGCTGACGCAACCGGGTAATGGTTTGTGTCGGCAATGCCATAGCGAAGGAGTCGGGCATTCCGCTACGGCGCACGATGGAGCTTATGCCTCGCTTGAATGTATTGATTGCCATAGCCAGGTTCATGGTTCTTTCGATTTCAGAAACCGTTTTCTACTCGACCAGGACTTGGGGCTTAAACTAACAGGAAACCCTGAAGCATGTTATTGCCACCGGCGAAATTAG